One segment of Candidatus Delongbacteria bacterium DNA contains the following:
- a CDS encoding Rpn family recombination-promoting nuclease/putative transposase → MCRINPKIDIAFKKLFGSEENKDILKSFINSVLPADEQVKYLELKNPYNIATYISGKGGILDVKAQAENGVWFDVEMQIGEQLFFGKRIKYYLDKMYVDQLDISEKYSTLKKVVGIAILDFNYFSDDRYKRGITYKDIDTNERYGNFNLSDIYFIELKKFGKDLKHLTDTLDRWITFLNKAHEYNRNNIPKELSVDIDVKKAIDKLEIMYLDDDEKLIYENERKIKLDKFEEIRTAEFKGIKKGRAEGREEGKTEGENQAKIEIAKKLLKNGVDIEIIKLSTGLTIDEIEKLIKK, encoded by the coding sequence TTGCTTTCAAGAAGCTGTTTGGTAGTGAAGAAAATAAAGACATTCTTAAAAGCTTTATCAATTCAGTTTTACCAGCAGATGAACAAGTTAAATACCTTGAGCTTAAAAATCCATATAATATAGCAACTTATATTTCGGGTAAGGGTGGAATATTAGACGTAAAAGCACAGGCTGAAAATGGTGTATGGTTTGATGTGGAAATGCAGATTGGAGAGCAACTATTTTTTGGTAAAAGAATTAAATACTACCTTGATAAAATGTATGTCGATCAGCTGGATATTAGTGAAAAATACTCAACTTTGAAAAAGGTCGTCGGAATTGCGATACTTGATTTTAACTATTTCTCTGATGACAGGTATAAGAGAGGCATCACATATAAAGATATTGATACAAATGAGAGGTATGGAAATTTCAATCTAAGTGATATTTATTTTATAGAACTTAAAAAATTCGGTAAAGATCTAAAGCACTTAACAGATACGTTAGATAGATGGATTACTTTTTTGAATAAGGCTCATGAGTACAATAGAAATAATATTCCGAAGGAACTTTCTGTTGATATTGATGTAAAGAAAGCTATCGATAAATTAGAGATAATGTATCTTGATGATGATGAAAAATTAATTTACGAAAATGAGCGTAAGATTAAGCTTGATAAATTTGAAGAAATTAGAACTGCTGAATTTAAAGGGATTAAAAAAGGTCGAGCTGAAGGTCGAGAAGAAGGTAAGACTGAAGGAGAAAATCAAGCTAAGATAGAGATCGCTAAAAAATTATTGAAAAATGGAGTAGATATTGAGATAATCAAATTATCTACAGGTTTGACAATAGACGAGATAGAAAAACTAATCAAGAAATAA
- a CDS encoding Rpn family recombination-promoting nuclease/putative transposase — MVSTKEKYINPFTDFGFKKLFGEEANKDLLLDFLNELLKNEQGVITSINFNRSELLGEGKFDRKAIFDIYCENEKGEKFIVEIQKAKQQFFKDRSVFYSTFPIREQAARGDWDFKLKKVYTIAILDFVFEEDKNDLDKFIYFVKLSDIETSKIFYDKLTFVYIEMPKFKKSVDELETHFDKWLFVLKNLSMLERIPEKLQEKIFLKLFKQAEVAALTSKEQDEYEESLKVYRDLKNVIDTAKDEGFTEGKLEGEKLGIEKGRAEGKAEGENQAKIEIAKNLLKNGIDLEIIKITTGLTIDEIRKLSIVNCEE, encoded by the coding sequence ATGGTCTCTACAAAAGAAAAATACATAAATCCTTTTACTGATTTCGGTTTTAAAAAACTATTCGGAGAAGAAGCTAATAAAGATCTATTGCTTGATTTTCTCAATGAACTTTTAAAAAATGAACAAGGTGTTATTACTTCAATAAATTTTAATAGAAGTGAACTATTAGGTGAAGGAAAATTTGATAGAAAAGCAATTTTTGATATCTATTGTGAAAATGAAAAAGGTGAAAAGTTTATTGTTGAGATACAGAAGGCTAAACAACAATTTTTTAAGGACAGGTCTGTATTTTATTCAACATTTCCTATTAGGGAACAGGCTGCCAGAGGAGATTGGGACTTCAAACTAAAGAAAGTTTATACTATTGCAATTTTGGATTTTGTCTTTGAAGAAGATAAAAATGATTTAGATAAATTTATCTATTTTGTGAAACTATCCGATATCGAAACAAGCAAGATATTTTATGACAAGCTAACCTTTGTTTATATTGAAATGCCCAAATTTAAGAAAAGCGTCGATGAACTTGAAACTCATTTCGATAAGTGGCTTTTTGTTCTAAAAAATCTATCAATGCTTGAACGAATTCCAGAAAAATTACAGGAAAAAATATTTTTAAAACTTTTTAAGCAAGCAGAAGTTGCTGCACTTACATCTAAAGAACAGGATGAATATGAAGAAAGTTTGAAGGTTTATAGAGATCTTAAGAATGTGATAGATACAGCCAAAGATGAAGGCTTTACTGAAGGGAAATTAGAAGGTGAGAAGCTAGGAATCGAAAAAGGTAGAGCTGAAGGAAAAGCTGAAGGAGAAAATCAAGCTAAAATAGAGATCGCTAAAAATTTATTGAAAAATGGAATAGATCTAGAGATTATAAAAATAACTACAGGTTTGACAATAGACGAGATAAGAAAATTATCAATTGTTAATTGTGAAGAGTGA
- a CDS encoding molybdopterin molybdotransferase MoeA, translating to MLELNLAFQRICENVNRLNLIDIEVESSVGFVLAEDIYSPLDMPPFNKSAMDGYAIVYSEKFNDQKFTVENLIQAGDDPLNIKSSTHCSKIMTGAALPDNCDTVIEVELAEEIDGLVGFTGKIKKGRNVCYKGEDIKIGEKLFSCGKTISVADIALLATIGRDEIKVYRKPEVAIINTGGEIIEPGTELISNKIYNSNGPQLKSLLARDKVNINYIGIIPDEKELLSRGIKEGLESDLLLLSGGVSMGDYDLVPSILKENGVKEIFHNVKIKPGKPLFFGVHQNGVVIGIPGNPVSNFLAYNLFIKTVINIMSGKSEPLPNFIKGEILSDFRHKSGRKNFVVSKYSEIDGKIYSDPVKSNGSADVNALSKSDCFTIIPADVEKIEKGSIVEIFKWE from the coding sequence ATGTTAGAGCTAAATCTTGCATTTCAGAGAATTTGTGAAAACGTAAACAGATTGAACTTAATAGATATAGAGGTGGAGAGTTCAGTAGGCTTTGTACTTGCTGAAGATATATATAGTCCATTAGATATGCCACCATTTAATAAATCTGCAATGGACGGTTATGCTATAGTTTATTCAGAAAAATTTAATGATCAGAAATTTACAGTAGAAAATCTCATTCAAGCCGGAGACGATCCATTAAACATAAAATCATCAACTCACTGTTCTAAAATTATGACAGGTGCTGCTCTTCCCGATAATTGTGATACTGTAATTGAAGTGGAGTTAGCTGAGGAGATAGATGGGTTGGTAGGCTTCACAGGGAAAATTAAAAAAGGTAGAAATGTTTGTTACAAGGGTGAAGATATAAAAATAGGGGAGAAGTTGTTTTCATGTGGGAAAACAATTAGCGTAGCTGATATTGCTCTTTTAGCAACAATTGGCAGGGATGAAATTAAAGTTTATAGAAAACCTGAAGTTGCAATAATCAACACTGGTGGAGAAATTATTGAGCCTGGTACTGAGCTTATATCAAACAAAATCTACAATTCTAATGGACCTCAGTTAAAGTCACTTTTAGCTAGGGATAAAGTGAACATAAACTATATCGGTATAATTCCTGATGAAAAAGAACTCTTATCAAGAGGGATAAAAGAGGGTTTAGAATCTGATCTTTTGCTTTTAAGCGGTGGCGTATCCATGGGCGATTATGATCTGGTTCCATCTATTTTAAAAGAAAATGGAGTAAAAGAGATATTTCATAATGTTAAAATTAAACCAGGAAAACCCCTTTTCTTTGGTGTTCATCAAAATGGTGTAGTTATTGGAATACCAGGAAATCCTGTCTCAAATTTTTTAGCCTATAATTTGTTTATAAAAACAGTTATAAATATTATGTCTGGGAAATCTGAACCTTTACCAAATTTTATAAAAGGTGAAATTCTATCAGATTTTAGACATAAGTCAGGAAGAAAAAACTTTGTTGTTTCCAAATATTCAGAAATAGACGGAAAGATCTATTCTGATCCTGTTAAATCCAATGGTTCAGCCGATGTCAATGCACTATCAAAATCAGATTGTTTTACAATTATCCCTGCTGATGTAGAGAAAATTGAAAAAGGAAGTATAGTTGAAATTTTCAAGTGGGAGTAA
- the moaA gene encoding GTP 3',8-cyclase MoaA: MADYLRISITDRCNLNCVYCKPMENRTIVGHNDILRFEEIAKIVSVFTKFGIKKIRITGGEPLIKRGVDRLVNMIRNIDNSLEISITTNGVNLSEYASLLKDAGLDRINISLDSLKGERFKEITGFDKLDEVKRGIDSTLEAGFKNTKLNVVLLKNINDDEILDFVNFALMKNLNLRFIELFETNRNVYNFNKKTVPTNYVKSVIVKEFGLLLPDENAISNGPSENFSLSNGLKVGFISNNSSDFCGECTRLRMNSAGKVSPCLFSGFRYDMKQAIRNSSFEEIENYAREIMESKKDFTKKNRICSIEMSGLGG, encoded by the coding sequence ATGGCTGATTATCTGAGAATATCTATTACAGATCGTTGTAATCTAAATTGTGTCTACTGTAAACCTATGGAAAATAGAACAATAGTTGGACATAACGATATACTACGATTTGAAGAGATAGCTAAGATCGTTTCAGTTTTTACTAAATTTGGAATAAAAAAAATTAGAATAACCGGTGGAGAACCCCTTATAAAAAGAGGTGTTGATCGATTAGTTAACATGATCCGAAACATCGATAATTCCCTTGAAATTTCTATAACTACCAATGGTGTTAATCTGTCTGAATATGCATCTTTGCTAAAAGATGCTGGACTAGATCGTATAAACATTAGTTTAGATTCTTTAAAGGGAGAGAGATTTAAAGAGATTACTGGTTTTGATAAGCTTGATGAAGTGAAAAGAGGTATTGATTCTACACTAGAAGCTGGCTTTAAAAATACTAAGCTAAATGTTGTTTTATTAAAAAATATCAATGACGATGAAATTTTAGATTTTGTGAATTTTGCTTTGATGAAAAATTTAAACTTAAGATTTATAGAGCTTTTCGAAACAAATAGGAATGTTTACAATTTCAATAAAAAAACAGTTCCTACTAATTATGTTAAAAGTGTAATAGTAAAAGAATTTGGCCTACTATTACCAGATGAAAATGCTATATCAAATGGACCTTCAGAGAATTTTTCATTGTCTAATGGCTTGAAAGTTGGGTTCATCAGCAATAATAGTTCAGATTTTTGCGGTGAATGTACAAGATTGCGAATGAATAGTGCTGGAAAAGTATCACCTTGTCTTTTCTCTGGATTTAGATACGATATGAAACAAGCAATTAGAAATTCATCTTTTGAAGAGATTGAAAACTATGCAAGAGAAATTATGGAATCTAAAAAAGATTTTACAAAAAAAAATAGAATTTGCTCAATTGAAATGAGTGGACTTGGAGGATAA
- a CDS encoding MOSC domain-containing protein: MIQNGKIFSINISPEKGTLKGKVEAVKIIENFGIEGDAHSGPGIRQISLLAIESILKQHECNDHFKSGDTLKPGDFAENITTEGVDLTKVKLGDKIIINDSVEMVITKIGKECHHGCEVFKKTGDCIMPREGIFTSVIKGGNIRIGDPLKVISID; the protein is encoded by the coding sequence ATGATTCAAAATGGTAAGATATTTTCGATTAATATTAGCCCTGAAAAGGGGACATTGAAAGGAAAAGTTGAAGCTGTAAAAATTATTGAGAATTTCGGTATCGAAGGAGATGCCCATTCAGGTCCTGGAATTAGACAAATAAGTCTTTTAGCAATTGAGAGTATTTTGAAACAGCATGAGTGTAATGATCATTTCAAGAGTGGCGATACACTAAAACCTGGTGATTTTGCAGAAAATATTACTACTGAAGGTGTGGATCTTACTAAAGTTAAACTTGGTGATAAGATAATTATTAACGATTCAGTTGAAATGGTAATAACAAAAATAGGCAAAGAGTGCCATCATGGTTGTGAAGTTTTCAAAAAAACTGGTGATTGTATTATGCCTAGAGAAGGTATTTTTACAAGTGTAATCAAAGGTGGAAATATTAGAATTGGCGATCCTTTAAAAGTAATAAGTATAGATTAA
- the moaC gene encoding cyclic pyranopterin monophosphate synthase MoaC, whose product MDKIDGMIDVGEKQKTRREATCKSVVKLNSEIIEMILTDKLPKGNVLEFARAAGIMAGKKTFDFIPLCHSIEIEQITVKFDIIESRSEIIVYATAKTTAKTGVEMEAMVACNIAALTIYDMCKMFSKEIEVGNSYLLEKTGGKSGHYVREI is encoded by the coding sequence ATGGATAAAATTGATGGGATGATTGATGTAGGGGAGAAGCAGAAAACCAGAAGGGAAGCCACCTGTAAATCTGTTGTAAAGTTAAATTCTGAAATTATTGAAATGATTTTAACCGATAAACTTCCAAAAGGAAATGTTCTTGAATTTGCTAGAGCCGCAGGTATTATGGCTGGAAAGAAGACTTTTGACTTTATTCCACTTTGTCACTCAATTGAAATAGAACAGATAACAGTAAAATTTGATATAATAGAATCCAGAAGTGAGATAATTGTTTATGCTACTGCTAAAACAACAGCTAAAACTGGTGTTGAAATGGAAGCAATGGTTGCTTGTAATATTGCAGCACTTACTATTTACGATATGTGTAAAATGTTTTCTAAGGAGATTGAAGTAGGAAATTCATATCTCTTGGAAAAAACTGGCGGTAAATCTGGTCATTATGTAAGGGAAATTTAA
- a CDS encoding MogA/MoaB family molybdenum cofactor biosynthesis protein: MTVDNNKLVKIAIITLSDRAFRGDYEDKSGPKIIDYLRSHYQEKMTYDYFLLPDDETKLLEILEKVTTEDYQFVYTTGGTGISPRDITVDTVAKFSDKLLPGIMDYIRVKYGAINPNALLSRSVTAIKNNTIIFTLPGSTKAVDEYMTEILKVVDHMLKMIKGEGH, from the coding sequence ATGACTGTAGATAACAATAAATTAGTAAAAATAGCCATAATTACATTAAGTGACAGAGCCTTTAGAGGAGATTATGAAGATAAAAGTGGTCCAAAAATTATAGATTATCTAAGGAGTCATTATCAGGAAAAAATGACATATGATTATTTTTTACTACCAGATGATGAGACGAAATTATTGGAAATTTTAGAAAAAGTTACTACTGAAGATTATCAATTTGTTTATACAACTGGAGGAACAGGAATTAGCCCAAGAGATATTACAGTGGATACAGTTGCAAAATTTTCTGATAAACTATTGCCTGGAATTATGGATTATATAAGAGTTAAGTATGGTGCAATAAATCCAAATGCACTATTGAGCAGATCTGTTACTGCGATTAAAAATAATACAATAATTTTCACTCTTCCGGGAAGTACTAAAGCTGTTGATGAGTATATGACTGAAATATTAAAAGTTGTTGATCATATGTTGAAGATGATAAAAGGTGAAGGTCACTGA
- the wtpA gene encoding tungstate ABC transporter substrate-binding protein WtpA produces MKKFFMLVVAMVLMLSFAVSAEDTKLMIFHAGSLAKPFKEMKEAFEAENSGVEVLLEAAGSRACARKITDQHRQADVMGSADESVIRSLLMPEYADYCLNFVSNEMVIMYNEKSKYADEINSDNWYEILLKNDTEYGHSEPNKDPCGYRALMTWQLAEKYYKVENLNNKLIEARPIKNIRPKETDLLAMLDAGELDYLFIYKSVAEQHHSKYVELPREINLGSFDLEEYYKTASVELDGKNPGEKITEYGAPMVYGITVPNNAEHKELGEKFVEFVLSDKGQAIMKKNGHPIIAPALTKEFDKLPENLKKLAKSI; encoded by the coding sequence ATGAAAAAGTTTTTCATGTTGGTTGTTGCGATGGTTCTAATGCTATCTTTTGCTGTAAGTGCTGAAGATACAAAACTAATGATTTTCCATGCGGGTTCATTGGCTAAACCATTCAAGGAAATGAAGGAAGCTTTTGAAGCTGAAAATTCTGGTGTTGAGGTTTTATTGGAAGCTGCTGGTAGTAGGGCATGTGCTAGAAAAATAACTGATCAGCACAGACAAGCTGACGTTATGGGATCAGCTGATGAATCAGTGATAAGATCACTTTTGATGCCAGAATATGCTGATTATTGTTTAAATTTTGTTTCTAATGAAATGGTTATCATGTATAACGAAAAATCTAAATACGCAGATGAGATTAATTCTGATAATTGGTATGAGATTCTTCTAAAAAATGATACTGAATATGGACACTCTGAACCAAATAAAGATCCTTGTGGTTACAGAGCACTTATGACTTGGCAGTTAGCTGAAAAATATTATAAAGTTGAAAACCTTAATAATAAACTGATTGAGGCGAGACCTATTAAAAATATTAGACCTAAAGAGACAGATCTTCTTGCAATGCTTGATGCTGGTGAGCTTGATTATCTTTTCATTTACAAATCAGTTGCAGAGCAACACCATAGTAAATATGTGGAATTACCTAGAGAGATTAATCTTGGTTCTTTTGATCTGGAAGAGTATTACAAAACTGCAAGTGTAGAATTAGATGGTAAAAATCCAGGTGAAAAAATTACTGAGTATGGTGCTCCGATGGTTTATGGAATAACTGTTCCAAATAATGCAGAGCACAAAGAATTAGGTGAAAAATTTGTTGAGTTTGTTTTAAGTGATAAAGGTCAGGCTATTATGAAAAAGAACGGTCATCCAATTATTGCTCCAGCGTTGACAAAAGAATTTGATAAACTTCCTGAAAACTTAAAAAAATTGGCTAAATCAATATAA
- a CDS encoding ABC transporter permease, with protein MKYLFYTLGFLIILFILYPLMQMIFSVSGDILLDTIVDDEVITSILLTLRASLWSTLFALLLGVPLAYILVRFNFPLKKIVEGIVDLPVIIPHSAAGIALLSVWGRKSLFGDLTGFSIMGTEASISIAMFFVSVPFLVNSVKNGFKLIDHRYEKVAITLGASPLRAFITISLPMVKKSILSGSIMMWARGISEFGAVIVVAYHPMTAPILIYDRYEAFGLKYAKPVAVLLILICLLVFIILRIIEDRKKR; from the coding sequence ATGAAATATCTGTTTTATACTTTAGGATTCTTGATAATTTTATTTATTCTATATCCCCTGATGCAGATGATATTCTCTGTGTCTGGGGATATCCTTTTAGATACAATTGTTGATGATGAAGTAATTACTTCAATATTGCTTACTCTAAGAGCATCGTTGTGGTCGACACTTTTTGCTTTATTGCTCGGTGTTCCACTTGCCTATATTCTAGTTCGTTTCAATTTTCCCCTTAAGAAAATCGTTGAAGGTATTGTGGATTTACCTGTAATTATTCCTCATTCAGCGGCTGGTATAGCTCTTTTATCTGTATGGGGCAGAAAGTCTCTATTTGGAGATTTAACTGGCTTTTCGATAATGGGAACTGAAGCAAGTATTTCAATAGCAATGTTTTTTGTTTCAGTACCATTTTTAGTAAATAGTGTTAAAAATGGTTTTAAACTTATCGATCATAGATACGAGAAAGTGGCGATAACTTTAGGGGCGAGCCCACTTAGAGCTTTTATTACTATTTCATTGCCAATGGTGAAGAAATCAATTTTATCTGGCTCGATAATGATGTGGGCAAGAGGAATTAGTGAATTTGGCGCTGTGATAGTAGTTGCTTATCATCCTATGACTGCTCCTATTTTGATCTATGACAGATACGAAGCTTTTGGTTTGAAATATGCTAAACCTGTAGCAGTTCTACTAATATTGATCTGTCTGCTAGTTTTTATAATTTTGAGAATTATTGAAGATAGAAAGAAAAGATGA
- a CDS encoding ATP-binding cassette domain-containing protein — translation MIRLEKVSKKYDQFELKNIDLDILDGEYLVILGPSGAGKTVILELIAGVEKLSSGKIYGTENKKLGFIYQDYMLFPHLNVFKNIAYGLRFLKLDKSLIFEKVDEIANRLNISHLLERDIATLSGGEQQRVAIARALIIKPDIVFLDEPTAALDNNKRKELQKLFIKLHKETGAVFLHVTHDFEEALAVADRIAVLENGSVVQLDKPENIFNKPADVFVADFIGYSNVFKGSIKDHFFISENIKIYVNKENCEESYIAIKSSDIIVSKKHFESSARNSFEGKIVEIRSKLEKVEIVVDIGIVLNADISYRSLEEMNLKCGDNVFCTFKTSSILIFEH, via the coding sequence ATGATTAGATTAGAAAAAGTATCAAAAAAGTATGATCAATTTGAATTGAAAAATATCGATTTAGATATATTAGACGGAGAATATTTGGTAATTCTCGGTCCTAGTGGTGCTGGTAAAACTGTAATTTTAGAATTAATCGCAGGTGTAGAGAAATTATCATCTGGTAAAATTTACGGCACAGAAAACAAAAAGTTAGGCTTTATCTACCAAGATTATATGCTTTTTCCGCATCTAAACGTTTTTAAAAATATTGCATATGGTTTGAGGTTTTTAAAACTAGACAAATCTTTAATCTTTGAAAAAGTTGATGAGATTGCGAACCGTTTGAATATTTCTCATCTTTTAGAAAGAGATATTGCGACTTTATCAGGTGGAGAGCAACAGAGAGTTGCAATTGCGAGAGCGTTAATTATAAAACCTGATATTGTTTTTTTAGACGAACCAACTGCAGCTTTGGATAATAATAAAAGAAAAGAGCTTCAAAAATTATTTATCAAGCTTCATAAGGAAACAGGAGCTGTATTTTTACATGTAACTCATGATTTTGAAGAAGCTTTAGCAGTTGCCGATAGGATTGCTGTTTTAGAAAATGGTAGTGTAGTTCAGCTAGATAAACCAGAAAATATTTTCAACAAACCTGCCGATGTTTTCGTTGCAGATTTTATTGGTTACAGTAATGTTTTTAAAGGTTCTATAAAAGATCATTTTTTTATCAGCGAAAATATCAAAATTTATGTTAATAAAGAAAATTGTGAAGAGTCATATATTGCAATTAAATCGTCTGATATCATCGTATCAAAAAAACATTTTGAATCATCAGCCAGAAATAGTTTTGAAGGGAAAATAGTTGAGATTCGCAGTAAATTGGAAAAAGTTGAAATTGTTGTTGATATAGGGATTGTCTTAAATGCAGATATATCATACAGATCTCTTGAAGAGATGAACTTAAAGTGTGGAGACAATGTTTTCTGTACGTTCAAAACTTCATCAATACTTATATTTGAGCATTGA
- a CDS encoding SUMF1/EgtB/PvdO family nonheme iron enzyme: MKKRWFWTILSMLVAGVIFVSCSDSNTSEPFSCNITYPESNELFYIGDEINVTVETTDEEGMINEVRFYFDEVGVGSDPFFPYSFIINTTGYLRGNHYIKVISEDNEGNKKTSKVMIVLDPFPSLTVTSPNSETSVLTGEKYSITWDDNFEENVSIDLYKSDILIESITNSTESDGEYEWEISDDISEGNDYLIKIKTTTISGYTLEGISDEFKVIPASQIFVQGGTFPMGDHYDEGSEDEKPVHNITLSDYYIGKNEVTQAEWEYIMTGNTNGITPTPSAYIGSNYPVGRVRWYDIMVFCNRKSIKFGLTPVYSMNDSTNPDDWGIVPNDNNPSWNSIECDWSANGYRLPTEAEWEYAARGGIHHTDNYRYSGCSYVSELDNYSWNRLNSMYGPEDVGTKQPNQLGIYDMSGNNSEWCWDGFSSTYYRNSPSDNPHGPMSSLRVVRGGSFGSYLDYLRVAKRYNLTPYETNPSLGFRPVRAN; the protein is encoded by the coding sequence ATGAAAAAGAGATGGTTTTGGACTATATTGTCCATGTTAGTCGCAGGAGTTATTTTTGTTTCATGTAGTGATAGCAATACTAGTGAACCCTTCTCATGCAATATAACTTATCCTGAATCAAATGAGCTGTTTTACATTGGTGATGAGATAAATGTAACGGTAGAAACTACTGATGAAGAAGGTATGATAAATGAAGTGCGCTTCTATTTTGATGAAGTTGGAGTGGGATCAGATCCATTTTTTCCGTACTCGTTTATAATTAATACAACTGGCTATTTAAGGGGTAATCACTACATAAAAGTTATTTCAGAAGACAATGAAGGGAACAAAAAAACAAGTAAAGTTATGATCGTTTTAGATCCATTTCCTAGTTTGACAGTAACTTCACCAAATTCAGAAACATCTGTTTTAACAGGAGAAAAATACAGCATTACTTGGGATGATAATTTTGAAGAAAATGTCAGTATTGATCTTTACAAAAGTGACATCTTGATAGAATCAATTACCAATTCAACAGAAAGTGATGGAGAATATGAATGGGAAATTTCTGATGATATTTCTGAAGGCAATGATTATTTAATTAAAATTAAAACTACGACTATTAGTGGATATACATTAGAGGGTATCAGCGATGAATTTAAAGTTATACCAGCTTCTCAAATTTTTGTTCAAGGTGGGACATTCCCAATGGGAGATCATTATGATGAGGGTAGCGAAGACGAAAAGCCTGTACACAATATCACTCTATCAGATTATTACATTGGTAAAAATGAAGTCACTCAGGCTGAATGGGAATACATAATGACTGGTAATACAAATGGAATTACACCTACACCATCTGCATATATAGGTTCCAATTATCCTGTTGGAAGAGTGAGATGGTATGATATCATGGTTTTTTGCAATAGAAAAAGTATTAAATTTGGTTTAACACCTGTATATAGCATGAATGATTCAACTAATCCTGATGATTGGGGAATTGTACCTAATGATAACAACCCTTCTTGGAACTCCATTGAGTGTGATTGGTCTGCTAACGGATACAGATTGCCAACAGAAGCAGAATGGGAATATGCAGCAAGAGGAGGAATCCATCATACAGATAATTATCGTTATAGTGGTTGTAGTTATGTCTCAGAGCTGGATAACTATTCTTGGAATAGATTAAATTCAATGTATGGACCTGAAGATGTTGGAACTAAGCAACCAAATCAGTTAGGAATATATGATATGAGTGGGAATAATTCAGAATGGTGTTGGGATGGATTTAGTAGTACATATTATAGAAACAGCCCAAGTGATAACCCACATGGACCAATGAGTTCACTTCGTGTTGTTAGAGGAGGATCTTTTGGTTCCTATTTAGATTATTTACGAGTAGCAAAAAGATATAACTTAACACCATATGAAACTAATCCAAGTCTTGGTTTTCGTCCTGTTCGAGCTAATTAG
- a CDS encoding EF-hand domain-containing protein, translating into MIESIGGSLSTQMYNSARMNRPKPEGDPDEMMLKKIDSDSSGTADKTEFSTFLSEIQKMSGKELNSDEIFAQLDEDEDGVISKSEMVKMKEILPPPPPPEMSGDSSQIKNSYNSEGATQNYRNNLSVIDFLA; encoded by the coding sequence ATGATAGAGTCTATTGGTGGAAGCCTGAGTACACAAATGTACAATTCTGCCCGTATGAACAGACCAAAGCCAGAAGGCGATCCAGATGAAATGATGCTAAAGAAAATTGATTCTGATTCCTCTGGTACAGCAGATAAAACTGAGTTCAGTACTTTTTTAAGTGAGATTCAGAAAATGTCTGGAAAAGAATTAAACAGTGACGAAATCTTTGCCCAATTAGACGAAGATGAGGATGGCGTTATCAGTAAAAGTGAAATGGTAAAAATGAAGGAAATCCTTCCACCACCTCCACCACCTGAGATGTCAGGGGATTCCTCTCAGATTAAGAACTCTTATAATTCTGAAGGTGCTACTCAAAATTATAGGAATAATCTGTCAGTTATTGATTTTCTTGCTTAA
- the nuoE gene encoding NADH-quinone oxidoreductase subunit NuoE gives MRIERNSVEKNCLVSYDEVDLSLIDKLIEKYSHVKGNVIPVLQGIQNIYGYLPGNALKKASEELKINLNDLFGVATFYAQFRLKPVGKHIIKVCHGTACHVQNAKKITETLMMELKVKDGETTDDRLFTLESVACLGCCSLAPVMMIGEETYGKLTGDKAVKIIRDIRKSES, from the coding sequence ATGAGAATCGAAAGAAATTCTGTTGAAAAAAATTGTCTGGTTTCTTATGACGAGGTAGATCTTTCATTGATTGATAAACTCATTGAGAAATACAGTCATGTTAAGGGAAATGTGATACCCGTTTTACAGGGAATTCAAAATATTTATGGATATCTTCCTGGTAATGCACTTAAAAAAGCTTCGGAAGAGTTAAAAATCAATCTAAATGATCTTTTTGGTGTTGCAACATTTTATGCTCAATTTAGATTGAAACCAGTTGGTAAGCATATAATTAAAGTTTGTCACGGAACTGCATGTCATGTTCAAAATGCAAAAAAAATTACTGAGACTTTAATGATGGAATTAAAAGTCAAAGATGGTGAAACTACTGATGACAGGCTATTTACTTTAGAATCTGTTGCTTGTCTTGGTTGCTGTTCACTTGCTCCAGTAATGATGATTGGAGAAGAAACATACGGAAAATTGACTGGTGACAAAGCTGTGAAAATTATACGGGATATCCGTAA